One part of the Vicia villosa cultivar HV-30 ecotype Madison, WI linkage group LG6, Vvil1.0, whole genome shotgun sequence genome encodes these proteins:
- the LOC131614128 gene encoding uncharacterized protein LOC131614128: MDVLLLLLSLLVAFLSLNVVESRKKPAEEHYVEYCAMSCRAYSALVTEFRARHMGPPPPGQMLRGPPPPRPGMQQPPRPGMPPPPGSGVPAYGPPRPGMPPPPNAPNQQQQN; this comes from the exons ATGGATGTGTTATTGTTGTTACTGTCTCTATTGGTTGCTTTCCTAAGCTTGAATGTAGTTGAGAGCCGAAAAAAACCGGCTGAGGAGCACTATGTTGAGTACTGTGCTATGAGCTGCAGAGCTTACAGTGCCTTAGTGACGGAGTTTAGAGCG AGACATATGGGACCACCTCCTCCTGGACAGATGTTGAGAGGACCTCCTCCACCTCGTCCTGGAATGCAACAGCCGCCACGTCCCGGCATGCCTCCTCCTCCTGGAAGTGGTGTTCCAGCGTATGGTCCACCCCGGCCTGGCATGCCTCCTCCACCAAATGCTCCAAATCAACAACAGCAAAATTGA